One window of Triticum dicoccoides isolate Atlit2015 ecotype Zavitan chromosome 5A, WEW_v2.0, whole genome shotgun sequence genomic DNA carries:
- the LOC119303237 gene encoding subtilisin-like protease SBT1.7 produces the protein MWCHGRRSALFAVAVAAAIVAAAAAGEVVHDGRRTYIVHCSHAAMPSEFAAHGDWYASSLQSVSGGAAEVIYTYDTLLHGYSARLTRAEAKALEAQPGVLLVNPETRYELHTTRTPEFLGLDRAEALFPESNTASDVIVGVLDTGVWPERPSYDDAGFGPVPAGWKGKCEGGSDFNSSACNRKLIGARYFLAGYEASKGPVDTTKESRSPRDNDGHGTHTSSTAAGSAVRGANLLGYASGTAKGMAPRARVATYKVCWVGGCFSSDILKGMEVAVADGVDVLSLSLGGGTSDYYRDSIAVGAYSAMERGIFVSCSAGNAGPGAASLTNGAPWITTVGAGTLDRDFPAYVTLGNGNKYNGVSLYNGKQLPATPVPFVYAGNASNSSMGALCMTGTLIPAKVAGKIVLCDRGTNARVQKGFVVRDAGGAGMVLANTAANGEELVADAHILPGAGVGERAGNAMRTYASSDPKPTANIVFAGTKVGIQPSPVVAAFSSRGPNTVTPGILKPDLIAPGVNILAAWSGSVGPSGIAGDDRRTSFNIISGTSMSCPHVSGLAALLRSAHQDWSPAAIRSALMTTAYAAYPNGDGLLDVATERAATPLDMGAGHVDPSKAVDPGLVYDLTAADYLDFLCAIEYEPAQIAALTKHSSDHCSPNRTYSVAALNYPSFSATFPAAGGTEKHTRTLTNVGKPGTYKVTASAAAASGTAIKVSVEPSTLSFSKVGEKRSYTVSFAAGGRPSGTNGFGRLVWSSDHHVVASPILATWA, from the coding sequence ATGTGGTGCCATGGCAGGAGATCTGCGCTCTTcgccgtggccgtggccgcggccatcgtggcggcggcggcggcgggggaggtcgTGCACGATGGCCGGCGGACGTACATCGTGCACTGCTCGCACGCGGCCATGCCCAGCGAGTTCGCGGCGCACGGCGACTGGTACGCCTCGTCGCTGCAGTCCGTGTCCGGCGGCGCCGCCGAGGTGATCTACACCTACGACACCCTGCTCCACGGCTACTCGGCGCGGCTCACCCGCGCGGAGGCCAAGGCGCTGGAGGCGCAGCCCGGCGTGCTGCTTGTCAACCCGGAGACGCGGTACGAGCTGCACACCACCCGCACCCCGGAGTTCCTCGGGCTGGACCGGGCGGAGGCGCTCTTCCCCGAGTCCAACACCGCCAGCGACGTCATCGTCGGCGTGCTCGACACCGGCGTGTGGCCGGAGCGGCCCAGCTACGACGACGCGGGCTTCGGCCCCGTGCCGGCGGGCTGGAAGGGCAAGTGCGAGGGCGGGAGCGACTTCAACTCCTCCGCGTGCAACCGGAAGCTCATCGGCGCCAGGTACTTCCTGGCGGGCTACGAGGCGTCCAAGGGCCCCGTGGACACGACCAAGGAGTCGCGCTCGCCCAGGGACAACGACGGCCACGGCACGCACACCTCCAGCACGGCGGCGGGCTCCGCCGTGCGCGGCGCCAACCTGCTGGGCTACGCGTCCGGGACGGCCAAGGGCATGGCGCCGCGCGCGCGCGTCGCCACGTACAAGGTGTGCTGGGTCGGCGGCTGCTTCAGCTCCGACATCCTCAAGGGCATGgaggtcgccgtcgccgacggcgtggacgtgctctccctctccctcggcGGCGGCACGTCTGACTACTACCGCGACAGCATCGCCGTGGGCGCGTACAGCGCCATGGAAAGGGGAATATTTGTGTCCTGCTCGGCGGGCAATGCCGGGCCAGGCGCGGCGTCGCTGACGAACGGCGCGCCATGGATCACCACCGTGGGCGCGGGGACGCTCGACCGCGACTTCCCCGCCTACGTCACCCTCGGCAACGGTAACAAGTACAACGGCGTCTCCCTCTACAACGGCAAGCAATTGCCCGCCACGCCGGTGCCGTTCGTCTACGCAGGGAACGCGTCGAACAGCAGCATGGGCGCGCTCTGCATGACGGGCACCCTCATCCCTGCCAAGGTCGCCGGCAAGATCGTCCTCTGCGACCGCGGCACCAACGCCAGGGTCCAGAAGGGATTCGTCGTCAGAGATGCCGGTGGTGCCGGCATGGTGCTCGCCAACACAGCCGCCAACGGCGAGGAGCTGGTCGCTGACGCGCACATTCTCCCGGGCGCCGGCGTCGGAGAGAGGGCCGGCAACGCCATGAGAACCTACGCGTCGTCGGATCCAAAGCCGACGGCCAACATAGTGTTCGCTGGCACGAAGGTTGGGATCCAGCCGTCGCCCGTCGTGGCCGCCTTCTCGTCGAGGGGGCCGAACACCGTGACGCCCGGCATCCTCAAGCCGGACCTGATCGCCCCTGGGGTGAACATCCTGGCGGCGTGGTCTGGGTCCGTCGGCCCGTCGGGGATCGCCGGCGACGACCGGCGCACCAGCTTCAACATCATATCGGGCACGTCCATGTCGTGCCCGCACGTGAGCGGGCTGGCGGCGCTGCTCCGCTCGGCGCACCAGGACTGGAGCCCGGCGGCCATCCGGTCGGCGTTGATGACCACCGCATACGCGGCGTACCCCAACGGCGACGGCCTGCTCGACGTGGCCACCGAGCGCGCCGCCACGCCGCTGGACATGGGGGCCGGGCACGTCGACCCCAGCAAGGCGGTGGACCCGGGGCTGGTgtacgacctcaccgccgccgactACCTGGACTTCCTGTGCGCCATCGAGTACGAGCCGGCGCAGATCGCCGCGCTCACCAAGCACTCGTCGGACCACTGCAGCCCCAACCGCACGTACTCCGTGGCGGCGCTCAACTACCCGTCGTTCTCGGCCACGTTCCCGGCGGCCGGCGGCACGGAGAAGCACACCCGCACGCTGACCAACGTGGGGAAGCCCGGCACGTACAAGGTGACGGCGAGCGCCGCGGCGGCGAGCGGCACGGCGATCAAGGTGTCGGTGGAGCCGTCGACGCTGAGCTTCAGCAAGGTGGGCGAGAAGAGGAGCTACACCGTGAGCTTCGCGGCGGGCGGGAGGCCGTCGGGCACCAACGGGTTCGGGCGGCTGGTCTGGTCCAGCGACCACCACGTGGTGGCCAGCCCGATCCTGGCGACGTGGGCCTGA